GTCGTAGTCGCCTTTGTTGGCGATTTCGACGATATCCATATCGATGTCGTTCGACGCCTTGAAGAGTTTTACGATAGGCTGTTCCAGTTCTTCCGCTTCGGCAAGGATGGGCGAGAAGGTCTTGTTCTCCAATTCTTCGAAATCAAACGTATGGATTTCGTTACTCAGCGTGAGGTGCATGGCCGTGACGGTATTGCCTCCCGGTTCGCGGCGCACGAGTCCGGCCGCCAGACGCAGCAACGCCCGTCCGCGGTCGGTATTTCCGAAGGAGAAGAGGATGCGGTAGGGACTTTCCTTTTTGATTTCCTCTATGATGACGTCATCTTTGGTTTTGAAGATAAAGTTGATGAGGTTGAGCGCCGGGCCTGTCATGATGGTCGTCAACAACGCCATGATCACCATCATCGTAAACACCGTGGGGGTAAGGACTTTCAGGTCGAGCCCGATGTTGAGCACCACCAGTTCCATCAATCCACGGGTGTTCATCAATGCTCCAATCGTAAGGCTGTCGCGCCAATTCTGGCCGGTGAATTTCGCGGCCAAGGCACTTCCGAGAAACTTACCGACAACGGCTACGCAGATGATCCATCCGGTGAGTTCCCAATGTTTGGGATCGTCGATGAGGCCGATTTGGGTGCGGAGACCGGTAAATACGAAGAACAACGGCAGTAACAGGATGACCGAAACATCTTCTACCTTCTCGATAAAGATGTTGCGGAATTTGGTGTTGTCGGGCATGATCGCGCCGGCCATAAACGCACCGAATAACGCGTGGATGCCGATGACTTCAGTGGTATAGGCCGAGATGATGAGGGTCAGGAGGAAAATCGCCACTACCGGTTTGCTCAGGCTTTGGCGGGACGCTTTCAGGTCGCCGATCCGCTTCAGGAACGGACGGACAAGGTAGAGCATGATCAGCACATAGAGCACCGCCATCCCGATTACGTATAACGAACTGCCGAAGGAGCCTGCCTTTACGATGGCGATGACCGCGGCCAGGATACACCAGGCCGTGATATCGTCGGCGGCGGCACAGGTGATGACGATGGCGCCGAGTTTGGTTTTATGGATGCCACGCTCCTGCACGATACGGGCCAGTACGGGAAAGGCCGTGATGCTCATGGCGATGCCCAGGAAGAGCGCGAACGACAGGAACCGAACGGAGCCCGGCGCGTATTCGCTGTAGATGAAGTAGGCGAGGCCCAGTCCCAGTGCAAACGGGAAAACGATGCTGGCGTGACTGATGACGACCGCGTCTTTCGCTTTGTTTTGCAAGGCTTTCAGGTCGAGTTCCATGCCGACGACGAACATGAAGAGGATGAGGCCGATCTGGCTTAAGAACTGAAGGTTGCCGAGGGATTCTTTAGGAAAAAGCAGCGAAGAATACTCGGGTAAATAGTGCCCGACAAGTGAAGGTCCGAGCACAATACCGGCGAGGATTTCCCCGACGACAGAGGGTTGGCCGATTTTGCGGCAGATCCAGCCGAAGAAACGCGCCACGAGTATGATGGTGATGATCTGTGCGAGCAGCAGGGCCAGGGGATGGTGAAGGTTGTCGCTGATGCTAGCCAGGAAATCGTCCCAGCGATCGTGGTACGACCCGGCGTGTTTGAACTGACGGCCGCTTTCGAGCACCTGCCCTTTCGAGGTAATCCAGTACATCAGGGCGCCTGCACCGCCGATGGTTACAATGTAAAAAAGGGAGTTCTTCAGGTTCTTCATGCCGGAAAGATGTCGGAAGCCAAAGATAGGAAAATGACTTTCGAAAAACACGTCGTTGGCGAATGGTTACAAAATCTTAAATAAACGGCGTTTGGGGGTATTTTTAAGGGGCGATGGTTGGGATTTCCCGCGGTGGAAACGTACCTTTGCGCGGCATTTCCAAACATGAAACGAAAAAAGAAAGCACGTCCGATTGGGGCCTGGGAGAAGGCGGCCCGTATCATCCTTACCAATAGGGTGGCCCTTCTTGTGGGCATTGGCGTGCTGACACTCTTCCTGGGGTGGAATTGCCGTAAACTCGGTATGACCTACACCGAGGCCAACCTGCTTCCTAAAAAACACCCGGCGAATATTGCGTATGAAAAGTTCCTTTCGCAGTTTGGCGAAGAGGGGAACCTGATCGTATTGGGCGTAAAAGACAAGCGTTTCTTCACACCGAAGGCGTATGCCTCGTGGAATACGCTGATGACCGGACTTAAGAGCCAGAAAGAGGTAGAGTTGGTGATCTCGTTGAACGACCTCAAAAAACTCGAGAAGGATACGGTAGCCCAGCAGTTTCGCATGGTGCCGTTGCTGGATCAGGCAAAGACGACGGATGAAGCCTATTTGCGCGCGATACGCAGCGAACTGTTCGACCGCTTGCCGTTTTACGAAGGACTGCTTTACAACAAACAGACCGGGACCATCCGTTCGGTGGTGTATTTAGATAAAAAGATGGTGAACACGGCGGCCCGTAAGGATTTCATCCTTGATAAGCTGGTGCCGGCCGTCGAGCGGTTTGAAACCGAGACGGGTATTGACCTGAAGGTGTCGGGCATGCCCTATATCCGGACGATCAATGCCGATAATATGAAGGGCGAGATCGGGTTGTTTATCGGTGCGGCCTTGTTGACCGTGTCGGTGATCTTTTTCTTTTTCTTCCGCTCGTTCCGGGCGACGCTGATTTCGATCTGCATCCTGCTGCTCGGCGTATTGTGGTCGTTTGGCACACTAGGGTTGTTCCAGTATAAAATTACGATTCTCACTGCGGTGGTGCCGCCACTCATTATCGTGATCGGTATCTGTAACTGTATTTTCCTGATCAATAAATACCAGCAGGAAATCCAGAAACACAAGAACCAGGCGAAGGCGCTGCAACGCGTCATTTCGGAAATCGGGATGTCGACGATGATGACGAACCTGACAACCGCTGCGGGTTTTGCGACTTTTATGATCACGGGTAACGACCTCCTGTTTGAGTTCGGTTTGGTGACCTCGCTGAATGTCATTACGGTGTATTTGTTGACGCTGATGGTGGTGCCGATTGCCTACAGCTTCATGCCGATGCCGAAGGAGAAGCACCTCTACCACCTGTCGAAGAACTATATTTCGTCGTTGCTGGATCGCGTGGAATTCAACGTCCTGAACCGGCGCGGACGTATCTATGCCACGTATTTCGTATTGCTTGCCGTGAGCATCTATGGCGTGTTGCAGATGCGGGT
This genomic interval from Flavobacterium sp. HJ-32-4 contains the following:
- a CDS encoding cation:proton antiporter, with product MKNLKNSLFYIVTIGGAGALMYWITSKGQVLESGRQFKHAGSYHDRWDDFLASISDNLHHPLALLLAQIITIILVARFFGWICRKIGQPSVVGEILAGIVLGPSLVGHYLPEYSSLLFPKESLGNLQFLSQIGLILFMFVVGMELDLKALQNKAKDAVVISHASIVFPFALGLGLAYFIYSEYAPGSVRFLSFALFLGIAMSITAFPVLARIVQERGIHKTKLGAIVITCAAADDITAWCILAAVIAIVKAGSFGSSLYVIGMAVLYVLIMLYLVRPFLKRIGDLKASRQSLSKPVVAIFLLTLIISAYTTEVIGIHALFGAFMAGAIMPDNTKFRNIFIEKVEDVSVILLLPLFFVFTGLRTQIGLIDDPKHWELTGWIICVAVVGKFLGSALAAKFTGQNWRDSLTIGALMNTRGLMELVVLNIGLDLKVLTPTVFTMMVIMALLTTIMTGPALNLINFIFKTKDDVIIEEIKKESPYRILFSFGNTDRGRALLRLAAGLVRREPGGNTVTAMHLTLSNEIHTFDFEELENKTFSPILAEAEELEQPIVKLFKASNDIDMDIVEIANKGDYDLLLVGLGHSIFEGTLLGKVLGLTTRIINPDRLIDKFTGKEGLFENSPFDERTRQILTKCKMPVGILVDKNLEHIDRIFMPVFGDGDAFLVTYAKRLIDNNKSIVTVAEGVEGDDSPVLRSMLAEVEATAPEYIGRMGGRTMKRDFLESQDMMIVSLESWKKLVNTQSPWLGHIPSVLIIRP
- a CDS encoding RND family transporter; its protein translation is MKRKKKARPIGAWEKAARIILTNRVALLVGIGVLTLFLGWNCRKLGMTYTEANLLPKKHPANIAYEKFLSQFGEEGNLIVLGVKDKRFFTPKAYASWNTLMTGLKSQKEVELVISLNDLKKLEKDTVAQQFRMVPLLDQAKTTDEAYLRAIRSELFDRLPFYEGLLYNKQTGTIRSVVYLDKKMVNTAARKDFILDKLVPAVERFETETGIDLKVSGMPYIRTINADNMKGEIGLFIGAALLTVSVIFFFFFRSFRATLISICILLLGVLWSFGTLGLFQYKITILTAVVPPLIIVIGICNCIFLINKYQQEIQKHKNQAKALQRVISEIGMSTMMTNLTTAAGFATFMITGNDLLFEFGLVTSLNVITVYLLTLMVVPIAYSFMPMPKEKHLYHLSKNYISSLLDRVEFNVLNRRGRIYATYFVLLAVSIYGVLQMRVSGSLLSEMPKNASFFDDIVFFEKEFKGVMPLEITIHTDKGRVVTPGTIRRMEELQETIAETPELSQPVSVVNFAKYLNQAFYNGNPAYYQVPSSQEQVFVLSYAKSMLKGNGKGDNLMKSYVSADGHTARITTFMKDIGTDQMVKVEARLQKKIDELFPKGKYDVAITGKALVFEKGTAYLVDNLIESIIFAIVMIAGLMAYLFRSARMVAASVITNILPLCITSGLMGYFGIPLKPSTILVFSIAFGISVDNAIQFMAKYRHDLVETRGDIFQSVLNAIRETGISTFYTSVVLILGFATFTLSSFSGTIALGGLISVTLLFAMFANLLVLPALVLTFERKRITWKKSQSQSQ